TTTGGTCATCTTCGTTTAAAGTGGCGAAAACATAATCAATGTAAAATACATCATTAAAGAAAACAAAATTTGCTTCATCGGTATCTAAATCTCCAAGGGGATCATAAGAAGAGTTAATATTGGTTTGGATGGAATCCAAAATCATATAATTCATAAATTCTTCGATGATGGTATATTCATCTTCAGGAGATGCTAAAATCAAACTCAGAAGTTTACCTTCCGCAATTCCTAGTAAATTACCATTTTCTTCATACACATCTTGAGGAAGATCTGCGTCTGTAATACTCATTTCAATCGAACGAATAAAGATAAAAGAAACTGTTAAGATTAAGGCAATTAAAATAAGGACAAATAGAATTAATCGTTTCAGAAATTTCAAAAAACATCACCTCGCTTTAAGATAAATAAATTATACCACATTATAATTTAAAAAGAATTACAAACAAAAAAAAGCCGCAAGACTTTAAGTGATTCAAGTCTTGCGGCACCTTTTAAAGAAATAAATATTTTTTAATGCAATAGAACTAACTGATAATAAAAGCGGTAATATCAGCAATCCATCCTTCATCTGCTTTTAAATAATCATAGCCGCCCCAAGAATTTGCGACTTTGTAGTAAAGATGATCTACTCCACCATATTGAACAATTTTAGTTCCAATAATCGTCATGGAATGGGCTTGCACGATTCCATGGAACGTTACGTCTTGCCAAGTAGAAGGAAGATAAGTACCGCCAATCGTTGCCAAAGTCCAATTGTTATAAACCGAAATAATAAGAGGAGTATCTTCTTCAATATAAGCTGTGACTAAGTCGAATACAGCACGGTAATTGCCTTGATTTTGCCCTAAATTAATGGTTTGAGTTTCTACTTGGTATCCTTGATCTAAGATGTATTGTTTTAAACCATAATTAACACAAAAAGCAAAACCGCCACCAATTTCAGCTTCATCAATTGCAACACATAGTTCATTTAAGTTATCAATGTATTCTTGATCAAGTGTTTCAAATCCATTTAGTATACCATCAAAAATAACAAATATTGCCAAAGCGTCATAAATAATCGTATCCAACCAATCGTTAATTAGCATGTAATCATATAATTCAGCCATTACTTGGTCGGTAAAGAAATTATTGATTTCGACAATTGACGAAAAATCAATGAAAAACGGAATGTCTTCAAAGTAGATTGGGTCTTCTAAGTCAGCGTAGAGTTGATTTTCATCGTTAGCATAATAGATACCTAAAGGTGAATTGTACGTTGCGTAATTTGGCACTAAATCTGGGAAATAACGATCATAATAAGCTAAAATGGTGAGTCCTGCAGCGGCAGGGCAGTGATTAGTAAGGCCAACTATTTCGTCATCTGCTCCTCGATCATAGGAAGGGGCAGAATATAGATTTGTGTCGTTTCTTGGATCGTTATTCACATAATAGTCCGGATCATTTTCTAATTGTTCTAGACGAGAATAATTCACCTGATCGAAAAGAGTATAGTTTAATGTGGTTGCGGTATATACATTAAATAAGGAAGTAACTGAGTCTGAGTTATTATCAAGAATGTGCGAGGAGTCAAAGAAAGCAGCAACACTTGAAAACATATCAACCACGACTTGAACTTTATCGGCTATGCTTTCAGATGGGCTTATTATGGTTGCTAAAATGTTATAGATACTGACAATTAAACTATTCATCCAAATAGTTTCCACAATATCGTTTTCACCGTTTACGATGATGTTTCCATTTTCAAAACGAAGTGCTACTGCTGAATTCACATAATCATCGTCAACTTTCATATTGTACGATCCCGTTTCTGTAAAACTAGCACTACAAACAAAGACAAAATAGGTTTCACCAGCCGTTAGTTCTACATTCCAAACTTGAAAACCAATTGCATTAATAACGCAAGTTTCATCAATTTCAGCTGTAGTTGTACCATTTTTGAATACAGCAAAGACAATGTTATCGTTTGTACGGTTCATCGTAAAAGTATAAATTTGTGTAACGGTTGGATG
This is a stretch of genomic DNA from Bacillota bacterium. It encodes these proteins:
- a CDS encoding RICIN domain-containing protein, with translation MKKIILILLLCVFSFVGMSYANFIGVSTAELGYEAADLNKAEIADTVNNVFTESQNLDNEIPDGAPSDFIFVEGGDDIGGVPGKYYTYNIVDGGYYRIVNVKTGKYMEVKNASVTDGTIVTTNVSTTGTNQIFKVKYLGQDTYEFYPYYVNMNLDVNLSDVLQISAQSYTSEQAFKINPLSSTTYSISTKESGYLDLLSVKYSVFYLFGFPIYTDLKDVVTKAASSFISSSKAYSEWRFERYEYSADTASKYYIQSYTTGKYLTVPNYSTTNSTYTKMEAFSGGENQLWKQVYNSPYFYYSPMHQTEMNLDHRYAYYSSTRLIKEDPSTTYQKFTKVYAGNFDGSSYYYLKTYSGYYLVENTAYNYITTTSNVALAAKWKFTTMPFNDPETSKIEFIQDYGNPTEVASKTVYGSMTAYEYYDIYTFHPTVTQIYTFTMNRTNDNIVFAVFKNGTTTAEIDETCVINAIGFQVWNVELTAGETYFVFVCSASFTETGSYNMKVDDDYVNSAVALRFENGNIIVNGENDIVETIWMNSLIVSIYNILATIISPSESIADKVQVVVDMFSSVAAFFDSSHILDNNSDSVTSLFNVYTATTLNYTLFDQVNYSRLEQLENDPDYYVNNDPRNDTNLYSAPSYDRGADDEIVGLTNHCPAAAGLTILAYYDRYFPDLVPNYATYNSPLGIYYANDENQLYADLEDPIYFEDIPFFIDFSSIVEINNFFTDQVMAELYDYMLINDWLDTIIYDALAIFVIFDGILNGFETLDQEYIDNLNELCVAIDEAEIGGGFAFCVNYGLKQYILDQGYQVETQTINLGQNQGNYRAVFDLVTAYIEEDTPLIISVYNNWTLATIGGTYLPSTWQDVTFHGIVQAHSMTIIGTKIVQYGGVDHLYYKVANSWGGYDYLKADEGWIADITAFIIS